CCAATATCTGCCAGCACGCCTATTTCAATCTCGACGGCAGCGCCGATATCCTCGGCCACGACCTGATGATCGCCGCCGATCACTACCTGCCGGTCGATGACGTGCTGATCCCGACCGGCGAAATCCGCCCGGTGGAAGGAACGCCGTTCGACTTCCGGGATATGCATCCGATCCGTCGCGAGATCGACGGCGCACAGGTGCCCTACGACCATAATTTCTGCCTTTCGCCGACCCGCACGCCAAAGCGCAGCGTGGCGCTTGCCCGCAGCATCAATTCCGGCGTCACCATGGAAGTGCGCACCACCGAGCCCGGCGTGCAGTTCTACGCCGGCGTCTATGTCGACATTCCCGTTCCCGGACTGGAGGGCAGGACATACGGCCCCTATGCCGGTTTCTGCCTCGAAACCCAGATCTGGCCCGACGCCATCAACCACGCCGGTTTCCCGAGCGCGGTGCTCCGGCCCGGTGAGGTCCTGAGGCAGGAAACCGACTACGTCTTCTCACGGATCTGAGACGGTCGTCACCCTGAAGCAATTCCAGCGAAGGTGCGTAGCGGCTTTACGTCCGGAATTGGGTACAAACAGGAAAAACAGGGCATTGAAAGCGATTCCGTTGTCGCCGGAAATGCCTTGGATATCCCCTCAGATGGCGGTGAAACCGTTATCGACGAAGAGGTGCGCGCCGTTGACGAAATTCGATTCGTCACTGGCCAGATAGAGCGCGGCGCGCGCCACGTCTTCCGGTTCGCCGATACGGCCCTGCTGGGCGGCAATGGCGGCCTCGGAGACATCGACGCCATGGGCGGTGAGTTCCGCCACTTCCCGAAGCCCGTGCGGCGTGCGGATGAAGCCGGGGCAGACGGCGTTGCAGCGGATATTCCGGTCGCGGAACTCCACGCCGATCGCCCGGGCAAACATGTGCACGGCGCCCTTCGTCGTGTCGTAGAGCACTTCCATCGGCGTTGCCGCCACGGCCGAAATAGACGAGGTGCAGACGATCGAACCGCCGCCGGCGCCAATCATCCCCGGCAGCACCGCCTTCGTCATCAGGAACATCGAACGGACATTGACGGCGTGCAGCCAGTCCCATTCCTCGGCAGTGATCTCGAGGAAGGACTTTATGACGATCGTGCCTGCGTGATTGAAGAGAACGGTCACCGGACCGAAATGCGCCTCGACGCCCTTCACGGCCTCGTTGACGGCTTTTTCATCGGAAACATCGGCGCCCCAGTGTTCCGCCGTGCCGCCTGCCTCGCGAATGGCAGCGACGGTCCGGGCCGCTTCCTCGCCATTGCGGTCGATGATCGCGACCTTGGCGCCTTCGGCAGCAAACAGCCTGGAAGCCGCACCGCCCATGCCGGTCGCCCCGCCTGAAATGATCGCAATCTTGCCCTTCAACCTGTCGGCCATGCCGTCCCCCTCCGATGCGGATCGAGAGACTATAGGACGCGAAACGGCGCCTGTCTGCCGGATTGGATTTGCGCAATAGCCAAGCGGCTCTGCACTATTCTTTTCGGTATGAAAAACTGGAGCGGGTGAGGCGATTCGAACGCCCGACCCCAACCTTGGCAAGGTTGTGCTCTACCCCTGAGCTACACCCGCTCATGTCGACGATCCGGGGGTAGTCGGTGGATCGAAGGTCGTCTGCGTTGCGGCGACGGGCGGTATATGGCCCAACCGTTTTTCAAATGCAACAGGGAAATGACGAAATTTTCGAGAAAAAATCACGACGCCTCGGAAAGCCCGGAAAACCGGGCTTTTCAGGTAAAAGGAACGATTGCCAAGCCCGGCAAGCGGACGTATCACTCTCCGCCGACGGCCAGACGGCCTCCATTTTTTTCACCCGCACATCCTGAAATCCGCCCCCGAAAGCGCTTCCAATGACGACCGATTCCCAGATCACCTCACAAAGCACCACCGCACCGAAGACCGCCGAAGACCTGTTTCGCTTTCTCGACGAACTGAAGATCGAGCATAAGACGGCTCGTCACGAACCGGTCTTCACCGTCGCCGAGTCGGTCGCGCTGCGCGACGAGATCCCGGGCGGCCACACCAAGAACCTGTTCGTGAAGGACAAGAAGGATCGCTTCTTCCTGCTCACCGTCGAGGAAAACGCCTCGGTCGACCTGAAGACGGTGCACACGCTGATCGGCGCGGCCAGCAAGGTATCCTTCGGCAAGCCGGAGAAGCTGATGGAATATCTCGGCGTCATTCCCGGCTCCGTCACCGTCTTCGGCGCGATCAACGACACCGGCCACAACGTCACCTTCGTGCTGGATGCGGAGCTGATGGAACACGACATCATCAACGGCCATCCGCTGTCCAACGATGCGACGACCTCGATCGGCCGGAACGACCTTCTGCGCTTTCTTGAATCGACGGGTCACACGCCGCTTGTCTTGAAAGTCACGGCCTGACATACGATCTTAGCGACAAACTCGGCCCCCGAAGAGGCCCCAAGGTGCGGGAGAGATTTCGATGAGCGACAACAGCAATCCCTATGGCGGTTTCGGCAGCCAGATGACGGGTCAGGCCCATTTCGGCAGCGGATCCGCCGCTCCGGCGCAAACCACCGGTGGCGCGGCCATCAAGGACACCACCACCTCGGGCTTCACCAAGGATGTCATCGAGGAATCCCGCAACCAGCCGGTTCTCGTCGATTTCTGGGCGCCCTGGTGCGGCCCCTGCAAGCAGCTGACCCCGGTGATCGAAAAGGTGGTCAACGAGGCCGGTGGCCGCGTCAAGCTCGTCAAGATGAATATCGATGACCACCCGGCCATTCCCGGCCAGCTCGGCATCCAGTCGATTCCCGCCGTCATCGCCTTCGTCAACGGCCGCCCGGTCGATGGCTTCATGGGCGCGCTTCCCGAAAGCCAGGTCCGCCAGTTCATCGACAAGGTCTCGGGCCCCGCCGGGGCCGATGAGGCCGCCGAGATCGAGGCTGCCCTCGAGGAAGCCGCAACCCTGCTCGCCGCCGGCAATATCCAGGAGGCCGCGCAGCTCTTCGGCGCCGTCATGCAGGCCGACCCCGAAAATACGAAGGCAATCGCCGGCATGGCGGAATGCATGCTGGCCGCGGGCCAGCAGGATCGCGCCCGGCAGCTGGTGGAAGGTCTGCCGGAAGAGGTGAAGAAGGCTGCCGAAATCCAGGCACTTCTCAAGAAGTTCGAGCAGATCGACGAAGCCCGAAAGCTGGGCGACCCGGTGGCGCTCGAACATGCGCTGGCGCTCGACCCGGACGATCACGAAGCCCGGATGAAGCTCGCCAAGATCCGCAATGTCGAGGGACGGCGCGAGGAAGCGGCTGAACATCTGCTGCTGATCATGAAGCGCGATCGCGAATTCGACGACGATGGCGCACGCCGCCAGTTGCTGCAGTTCTTCGAGGTCTGGGGCCCGAAGGATCCGGCAACCATCATGGCGCGCCGCAAACTGTCGTCGATCCTGTTCTCCTGAGCGGGTAAATGCGACGCCGCCCTTGAGATTCCCTGCGCCGCAACCACATTATGGAAATGGTTGCGGCCGGAAGCGGCCGGAGTGGGTGCAATTTCATGCATGTCGGAAATGCCAGATATCTGACTGAAAACGACGTTCCGGGGATTTTACCGATCTTTCCGGTGTCCGGTGTCTTGCTGCTGCCCGGCGGCCAGCTACCCCTCAACATCTTCGAGCCGCGTTATCTCGCCATGTTCGATCATGCGATGGCGGGCAATCGCCTGATCGGCATGATCCAGCCGGCGCTCGGCGAGGTGCCGGAGGCAGATATCCTGCCGGAGCGTCCTCCGCTTGCCCAGGTCGGCTGCATGGGCCGCATCACCTCGTTTACCGAAACCGGCGACGGCCGGTATATCGTCTCGCTCGGCGGCGTCTGCCGCTTCCGCCTGATGGAGGAAGCGCCGGGCTCCAAACCCTATCGCAACTTCCATATCGCGCCCTTCATGACGGACCTCTCGAGCGGAGGAGATGAGGAGGCGCAGGTCGACCGTGCCGCGCTGCTGGCCGCCTTCCGCGCCTATCTCGATGCCAACAAGCTGGAAGCGGACTGGGAAAGCGTCGAACGGGCAAGCAACCTCACCCTCGTCAATTCCCTGTCGATGATGTCGCCCTTCGGTCCGGCCGAGAAACAGGCGCTGCTCGAAGCACCCGATC
The window above is part of the Rhizobium sp. ACO-34A genome. Proteins encoded here:
- a CDS encoding galactose-1-epimerase, with product MQKEIFGQTASGETVERVTLSGGGLTARIMTYGAAIQDLRLDGHAAPLALGFDRLEDYERHSPYFGATPGRCSNRIAGGAFTLDGRPYRLERNENDLNHLHGGSDGIAKRNWQIIGLSSDSVTLAITDPDGRAGYPGNCRVTATYRLGDEGVLSVVYESETDRPTLANICQHAYFNLDGSADILGHDLMIAADHYLPVDDVLIPTGEIRPVEGTPFDFRDMHPIRREIDGAQVPYDHNFCLSPTRTPKRSVALARSINSGVTMEVRTTEPGVQFYAGVYVDIPVPGLEGRTYGPYAGFCLETQIWPDAINHAGFPSAVLRPGEVLRQETDYVFSRI
- a CDS encoding oxidoreductase; this translates as MADRLKGKIAIISGGATGMGGAASRLFAAEGAKVAIIDRNGEEAARTVAAIREAGGTAEHWGADVSDEKAVNEAVKGVEAHFGPVTVLFNHAGTIVIKSFLEITAEEWDWLHAVNVRSMFLMTKAVLPGMIGAGGGSIVCTSSISAVAATPMEVLYDTTKGAVHMFARAIGVEFRDRNIRCNAVCPGFIRTPHGLREVAELTAHGVDVSEAAIAAQQGRIGEPEDVARAALYLASDESNFVNGAHLFVDNGFTAI
- a CDS encoding prolyl-tRNA editing protein, translating into MTTDSQITSQSTTAPKTAEDLFRFLDELKIEHKTARHEPVFTVAESVALRDEIPGGHTKNLFVKDKKDRFFLLTVEENASVDLKTVHTLIGAASKVSFGKPEKLMEYLGVIPGSVTVFGAINDTGHNVTFVLDAELMEHDIINGHPLSNDATTSIGRNDLLRFLESTGHTPLVLKVTA
- a CDS encoding thioredoxin, with the protein product MSDNSNPYGGFGSQMTGQAHFGSGSAAPAQTTGGAAIKDTTTSGFTKDVIEESRNQPVLVDFWAPWCGPCKQLTPVIEKVVNEAGGRVKLVKMNIDDHPAIPGQLGIQSIPAVIAFVNGRPVDGFMGALPESQVRQFIDKVSGPAGADEAAEIEAALEEAATLLAAGNIQEAAQLFGAVMQADPENTKAIAGMAECMLAAGQQDRARQLVEGLPEEVKKAAEIQALLKKFEQIDEARKLGDPVALEHALALDPDDHEARMKLAKIRNVEGRREEAAEHLLLIMKRDREFDDDGARRQLLQFFEVWGPKDPATIMARRKLSSILFS
- a CDS encoding peptidase S16, giving the protein MHVGNARYLTENDVPGILPIFPVSGVLLLPGGQLPLNIFEPRYLAMFDHAMAGNRLIGMIQPALGEVPEADILPERPPLAQVGCMGRITSFTETGDGRYIVSLGGVCRFRLMEEAPGSKPYRNFHIAPFMTDLSSGGDEEAQVDRAALLAAFRAYLDANKLEADWESVERASNLTLVNSLSMMSPFGPAEKQALLEAPDLKTRAETLVAITEIVLARTFGDADSVLQ